One stretch of Cyanobium sp. Tous-M-B4 DNA includes these proteins:
- a CDS encoding prepilin-type N-terminal cleavage/methylation domain-containing protein, which translates to MKAIAKANARGFSLVELLLALLIGCSLSGLLLQAVLAELSSGQRFARLLRERAVARRTLELVRGDLLQARGLADPAGLAPACNLAGRRVVLHLDTASGPITYSLGKPAEPIWRGQVLMRCGPAYGLHGELGSGAAQNRVVLDALAASAGFRAQPASAGVLQLELAQAWADGGRLSSRLPVAIGAN; encoded by the coding sequence ATGAAAGCGATTGCCAAGGCAAACGCCAGGGGCTTTTCCCTGGTGGAGCTGCTGCTTGCTCTTTTGATTGGTTGCTCGTTAAGCGGGCTGCTGTTGCAGGCTGTTTTGGCCGAGCTCAGCAGCGGTCAGCGCTTTGCTCGGCTGCTGCGCGAGCGGGCCGTGGCCCGGCGCACGCTGGAGCTGGTGCGGGGCGACCTGCTCCAAGCCCGGGGCCTCGCCGATCCCGCCGGGCTGGCGCCGGCCTGCAACCTGGCGGGCCGCAGAGTGGTGCTGCATCTCGATACTGCCTCTGGACCGATCACCTATTCATTGGGCAAGCCGGCTGAACCGATCTGGCGGGGCCAGGTGCTGATGCGCTGCGGACCGGCCTATGGCCTGCATGGCGAGCTGGGCAGCGGGGCGGCGCAAAACCGAGTGGTGCTCGATGCCCTGGCGGCCAGCGCTGGCTTCCGGGCCCAGCCCGCTAGCGCGGGGGTGCTGCAGCTGGAATTGGCGCAGGCCTGGGCCGATGGGGGGCGGCTGAGCTCCCGCTTGCCGGTGGCCATTGGGGCAAATTAA
- a CDS encoding prepilin-type N-terminal cleavage/methylation domain-containing protein: MHLFSPYPRSGSPNNALRRCKSSECGLSLAELLIVIVILGIFAAITLESYNSFQRRERVNAVALSIYGWLNEVRQASLRLQDSGCMVTFASGSIAAGQQLASVETGSSCAAILGANSSLVLDRDLTNGLITQIGPSVLSVTYTPRTLSTNVSDITIGLTVDAKAPQRCLLVSAVSGSIQVGRNNSSSSTTGVCSYSTQRSI; this comes from the coding sequence ATGCACCTGTTTTCCCCCTATCCAAGATCTGGAAGCCCGAACAATGCGCTACGCCGATGCAAAAGCTCTGAGTGTGGCCTTTCTCTGGCTGAACTTCTTATCGTAATTGTAATCTTAGGGATATTTGCCGCCATAACTTTAGAGTCATATAATTCTTTTCAGCGAAGAGAGCGCGTCAATGCAGTCGCCCTTTCTATCTACGGCTGGTTGAATGAAGTAAGGCAGGCTAGTCTTCGCCTTCAAGACTCTGGCTGTATGGTTACTTTTGCAAGCGGCAGTATTGCTGCTGGGCAGCAGCTGGCAAGTGTTGAGACCGGCTCGAGTTGTGCTGCGATTTTGGGGGCTAACTCTAGCCTTGTTCTTGATCGAGATTTGACCAATGGGTTAATTACTCAAATAGGCCCATCTGTACTTTCTGTCACATACACTCCTAGGACGTTGTCCACGAATGTCTCAGATATTACCATTGGATTGACTGTAGATGCTAAGGCCCCGCAGCGCTGCTTACTTGTTTCTGCTGTATCTGGCTCTATTCAGGTCGGCCGTAACAATTCATCTTCCTCAACGACGGGTGTTTGCTCCTATTCCACTCAGCGTAGTATTTGA
- the lepA gene encoding translation elongation factor 4 translates to MTDVPVQRIRNFCIIAHIDHGKSTLADRLLQDTGTVAARDMQAQFLDNMELERERGITIKLQPARMEYTAADGESYILNLIDTPGHVDFSYEVSRSLQACEGALLVVDASQGVEAQTLANVYLALENNLEIIPVLNKIDLPGADADRIAEEIEAIIGLDCSNAIHCSAKTGLGVPEILQAVVDRVPAPADKVAEPLRALIFDSYYDAYRGVIVYFRVISGSISKRDKVLLMASGKVVELDEVGVMAPDQRQVDSLHAGEVGYMAASIKAVADARVGDTITLAANPAAEPLPGYTEAKPMVFCGLFPTDADQYPDLREALDKLQLSDAALKYEPETSSAMGFGFRCGFLGLLHMEIVQERLEREYNLDLIVTAPSVIYQVNMLDNTLMMVDNPATLPDPQKRESIEEPYVKLEIYTPNIYNGALMELCQERRGEFIDMKYITTDRVTLHYEMPLAEVVTDFFDQMKSRTKGYASMEYSLIGYRKNELVRLDVLINGEKADPLTTIVHRDKAYNVGKGLVEKLKELIPRQQFKIPIQASIGSRIIASESISAMRKDVLAKCYGGDISRKKKLLQKQAKGKKRMKAMGKVDVPQEAFMAVLKLNQ, encoded by the coding sequence ATGACTGACGTTCCCGTTCAGCGGATCCGTAATTTCTGCATCATCGCCCACATCGACCACGGGAAATCCACCCTGGCCGACCGGCTGCTGCAGGACACCGGCACCGTTGCGGCTCGCGACATGCAGGCGCAGTTTCTCGACAACATGGAGCTGGAGCGTGAACGCGGCATCACCATCAAGCTCCAGCCCGCCCGTATGGAATACACCGCGGCCGATGGTGAGAGCTACATCCTCAACCTGATTGATACTCCCGGCCACGTTGACTTTTCCTATGAAGTAAGCCGTTCATTGCAGGCTTGTGAAGGCGCCCTGCTGGTAGTAGATGCCAGCCAGGGCGTGGAAGCCCAAACCCTGGCCAATGTCTACCTGGCGCTTGAAAACAATCTTGAGATCATTCCTGTCCTAAACAAGATTGATCTGCCTGGCGCCGATGCAGACCGCATCGCGGAAGAAATTGAAGCAATCATCGGGCTCGATTGCTCCAATGCAATTCATTGCTCAGCAAAAACTGGTCTCGGGGTGCCCGAAATCCTCCAGGCTGTGGTGGATCGGGTGCCGGCTCCCGCCGACAAAGTGGCTGAGCCGCTGCGGGCCTTGATATTCGACTCCTATTACGACGCCTACCGGGGCGTGATCGTGTATTTCCGTGTGATCTCCGGTTCGATCAGCAAGCGCGACAAGGTGCTACTGATGGCCAGCGGCAAGGTAGTGGAACTCGATGAGGTGGGCGTGATGGCGCCCGATCAGCGCCAGGTGGATTCACTCCATGCCGGCGAGGTGGGTTACATGGCCGCTTCTATCAAGGCCGTTGCCGATGCCCGCGTTGGCGACACCATCACGCTGGCAGCCAATCCTGCCGCTGAGCCGTTGCCCGGTTACACCGAGGCCAAGCCCATGGTGTTCTGCGGGCTGTTTCCCACCGACGCCGACCAATACCCTGATCTACGCGAAGCCCTAGACAAGCTGCAGCTTTCCGATGCCGCGCTCAAATATGAGCCGGAAACCAGTAGCGCCATGGGCTTTGGTTTCCGTTGTGGCTTCCTTGGCTTGCTGCACATGGAGATCGTGCAGGAGCGGCTGGAGCGGGAATACAACCTTGATCTGATTGTTACCGCGCCATCGGTGATCTATCAGGTGAACATGCTTGATAACACATTGATGATGGTGGACAATCCCGCCACCCTGCCCGACCCGCAAAAGCGTGAATCCATAGAAGAGCCCTATGTGAAGCTCGAGATTTACACCCCCAACATCTATAACGGCGCCCTGATGGAGCTGTGCCAAGAGCGGCGCGGTGAATTTATCGATATGAAATACATCACCACCGACCGGGTGACTCTCCACTACGAGATGCCGCTGGCGGAGGTGGTTACAGACTTCTTTGACCAGATGAAGTCGCGCACCAAGGGCTACGCCTCAATGGAATACAGCCTGATCGGCTACCGCAAAAATGAGCTGGTGCGTCTTGATGTATTGATCAATGGCGAGAAGGCCGACCCGCTCACCACCATCGTGCACCGCGATAAGGCCTACAACGTAGGCAAGGGTTTGGTGGAGAAACTCAAGGAGCTGATCCCCCGCCAGCAGTTCAAAATTCCAATCCAGGCCTCGATCGGCAGCCGCATCATTGCCTCCGAAAGCATCAGCGCCATGCGCAAAGATGTGCTAGCAAAGTGCTATGGCGGCGACATCTCCCGCAAGAAAAAGCTACTGCAAAAGCAAGCCAAGGGCAAAAAGCGCATGAAGGCCATGGGTAAAGTCGATGTGCCCCAAGAGGCCTTCATGGCCGTTCTCAAGCTGAACCAGTAG
- the serS gene encoding serine--tRNA ligase, whose product MLDQRLLRDSPELITTQLARRGMALDLAPLQQIARQERDLEEQRSNLQAEGNRIGKAVGQLIQGGSAPNSPEVQALRDQGNAIKQQVAALEEQEKAMELQLRDALSALPNLPSPEAPDGRSEADNIEIKRWGSPRTEAGLQEHWQIGERLGLFETERSVRIAQSRFITLMGAGARMERSLISFMLDLHTAKGYREVMPPILVNSASLTGSGQLPKFAEESFRCADDDLWLTPTAEVPVTSLHRDEVIPAEQLPLKYAAYTPCFRREAGSYGRDTRGLIRLHQFNKVELYWFCHPDHSSAAHQQITADAEAVLEALELPYRKIELCTGDMGFSAARTYDLEVWLPGAGSYREISSCSVCNDFQARRSAIRFKDGKNTRLLHTLNGSGLAIGRTMAALLETGQQADGSVKLPAALVPYFGGDTIGAG is encoded by the coding sequence GTGCTTGACCAGCGCCTTCTGCGCGACAGCCCTGAGCTGATCACCACCCAGCTGGCCCGTCGGGGCATGGCGCTAGACCTCGCTCCGCTGCAGCAGATCGCCCGCCAGGAGCGCGATCTCGAGGAGCAGCGCAGCAACCTTCAAGCCGAGGGCAACCGCATCGGCAAGGCCGTGGGGCAGCTGATTCAAGGCGGATCTGCCCCAAACAGTCCCGAGGTGCAGGCCCTGCGCGACCAGGGCAACGCCATCAAGCAGCAGGTAGCGGCCCTCGAGGAGCAGGAAAAAGCCATGGAGCTGCAGCTGCGTGATGCCCTATCAGCCCTGCCCAACCTGCCCTCGCCCGAGGCACCCGATGGTCGCAGCGAAGCCGACAACATCGAGATCAAGCGTTGGGGCAGCCCCCGCACCGAAGCTGGCCTGCAGGAGCACTGGCAGATCGGCGAGCGGCTGGGGCTGTTTGAAACCGAACGCTCCGTGCGGATCGCCCAGAGCCGTTTCATCACCCTGATGGGTGCTGGCGCCCGCATGGAGCGGTCCCTGATCAGCTTCATGCTCGATCTGCACACCGCCAAGGGCTACCGCGAGGTGATGCCGCCGATCCTGGTGAATTCCGCCAGCCTCACGGGTTCAGGCCAGCTGCCCAAATTCGCCGAGGAGAGCTTCCGCTGCGCCGACGACGACCTCTGGCTCACCCCCACCGCCGAGGTACCAGTCACCTCCCTGCACCGCGACGAGGTGATTCCCGCTGAGCAGCTGCCGCTCAAATACGCCGCCTACACCCCCTGCTTCCGCCGCGAAGCCGGCAGCTACGGCCGCGACACCCGTGGCCTGATCCGACTGCACCAGTTCAACAAGGTGGAGCTCTACTGGTTTTGCCATCCCGACCACTCCTCCGCCGCCCACCAGCAGATCACCGCTGACGCCGAAGCCGTGCTGGAAGCCCTCGAGCTGCCCTACCGCAAGATCGAGCTCTGCACCGGTGATATGGGCTTCTCCGCAGCCCGCACCTACGACCTCGAGGTGTGGCTGCCCGGCGCCGGCTCCTACCGCGAGATCTCCAGTTGCTCAGTGTGCAACGACTTCCAAGCCCGCCGCTCCGCCATCCGCTTCAAAGATGGCAAAAACACCCGCCTGCTCCACACCCTCAACGGCTCCGGCCTCGCCATCGGCCGCACCATGGCCGCCCTACTCGAAACCGGCCAGCAGGCTGATGGTTCCGTCAAGCTCCCCGCCGCCCTGGTGCCTTACTTCGGTGGCGACACGATCGGTGCGGGGTGA
- a CDS encoding NifU family protein, translating to MSSETTPAAPAQDPHALTLENVERTLDELRPYLMADGGNVEVVEIDGPIVKVRLQGACGSCPSSTMTLKMGIERKLREAIPEVSEVVQVL from the coding sequence ATGAGCAGCGAAACCACCCCCGCAGCCCCCGCCCAAGATCCCCACGCCCTGACGCTGGAAAACGTGGAGCGCACCCTCGATGAGCTGCGCCCCTACCTGATGGCCGACGGCGGCAACGTGGAAGTAGTGGAAATCGACGGCCCGATCGTGAAAGTTCGCCTGCAGGGAGCCTGCGGCAGCTGCCCCAGCAGCACGATGACGCTGAAGATGGGCATCGAGCGCAAGCTGCGGGAGGCAATTCCTGAGGTATCAGAGGTGGTGCAGGTTCTTTGA
- a CDS encoding prepilin-type N-terminal cleavage/methylation domain-containing protein: MFAPIPLSVVFDVKYSVGLRSYFRLLAKSGNGYSLVELLVVVVVIGIISLALTSFLSTQLFESLRFEKASRETDDASRVQHLLDTEVSESDDVLYPGSVTVPAVCGAGDLVFALDIPNQYNVATGLPNYYRTYYLTGASGGITRCGKPVVATGALDFASSDVSSSISSNISLEVVASGSGAEVLEYRLSSLNGRILVDGRAYGQAEAIR, encoded by the coding sequence GTGTTTGCTCCTATTCCACTCAGCGTAGTATTTGACGTGAAGTATTCCGTCGGCCTCCGTTCTTATTTCAGGCTTTTGGCTAAATCAGGGAATGGCTACTCCCTTGTCGAGCTCTTGGTTGTAGTCGTCGTGATTGGAATAATCTCTCTTGCTCTGACTAGTTTCCTTTCCACCCAGCTGTTTGAATCATTGCGATTCGAAAAGGCTAGTCGAGAGACTGACGACGCGTCCCGTGTCCAACATCTTTTGGATACGGAGGTGTCTGAATCGGATGATGTTCTTTATCCTGGTTCGGTTACTGTCCCTGCTGTTTGCGGAGCTGGGGATCTCGTTTTCGCGCTTGACATTCCTAATCAATACAATGTAGCCACCGGATTGCCTAATTATTACAGAACATATTATCTTACTGGTGCATCGGGCGGGATTACCCGTTGTGGCAAGCCTGTTGTCGCGACTGGTGCTCTTGATTTTGCTTCCAGCGATGTCAGCTCGTCAATCTCTTCAAATATTTCGTTGGAAGTGGTGGCCTCGGGCTCTGGAGCGGAAGTACTCGAGTACAGGCTTTCGAGCTTAAATGGCCGGATCCTGGTTGATGGAAGAGCTTATGGGCAGGCTGAGGCGATCCGATGA
- a CDS encoding Txe/YoeB family addiction module toxin, with amino-acid sequence MRLIFSPEAWEDYMHWQQHDRKILQRINRLINEIRRDPFAGIGKPEPLRHALTGYWSRRIDAEHRIVYCISAGDLLIAQLRHHY; translated from the coding sequence GTGCGACTGATTTTCTCCCCAGAGGCCTGGGAGGACTACATGCACTGGCAGCAACACGATCGCAAGATCCTGCAGCGCATCAACCGACTGATCAACGAGATCCGCCGAGATCCCTTCGCGGGGATCGGCAAACCCGAGCCCCTTCGCCATGCCCTAACCGGCTACTGGTCGCGGCGCATCGACGCTGAACATCGCATCGTCTACTGCATCAGTGCGGGCGACCTGCTGATCGCCCAGCTCCGGCATCACTACTGA
- a CDS encoding GspH/FimT family pseudopilin, with protein sequence MQRPDSGFSLAELLVAVAVLGLLASLAIDGGQRSLARMRVEAASRRLGVGLEAARRQAQSQGQPCALELGASGWSEPSGGSLAGCLTAVVASSEQQDSDAVTLQHNLPGALRFSSNGLILDGGTVVIAAPGTELRRCLVVSLPLGVSRLGRYTGPLDGPPSSSACLADGAL encoded by the coding sequence ATGCAACGACCTGACTCAGGCTTCAGCCTGGCCGAGCTCCTGGTGGCGGTGGCGGTGCTGGGCTTGCTGGCCAGCCTGGCCATAGATGGCGGCCAGCGCAGCCTGGCGCGGATGAGGGTGGAGGCGGCCAGCCGCCGGCTCGGGGTGGGCCTGGAGGCTGCGCGCCGGCAAGCCCAGAGCCAAGGCCAGCCCTGTGCTCTTGAGCTCGGTGCCAGCGGTTGGAGCGAGCCCAGTGGCGGCAGCCTGGCCGGCTGTCTGACGGCAGTGGTGGCCAGCAGCGAGCAGCAAGACAGCGACGCCGTGACGCTCCAGCACAACCTGCCCGGGGCCCTGCGTTTCAGCAGCAACGGACTGATTCTCGATGGCGGCACGGTGGTGATCGCTGCGCCTGGCACGGAACTGCGCCGCTGCCTGGTGGTGTCACTGCCGCTGGGGGTGAGCCGCCTGGGTCGCTACACCGGCCCCCTGGACGGCCCACCCAGCAGCAGTGCCTGCCTTGCCGATGGGGCTCTATGA
- a CDS encoding bifunctional diguanylate cyclase/phosphodiesterase → MRKPLLLALLLLTSVLAWYLGRDLLVFAGLVAVVLLVRAKVMLERRRQNLRELQLEHKSSRRLRQTSRNLDAVLQQLGMPPDSFKRSEINFKVNQLASRMEWLLESARSLALLDSLTQLPNRRHFIEQVQIESARSKRSRKRFAVLFIDVDKFKAINDTYGHATGDRALVAVSQRLKDTIRAGDFLSRLGGDEFAVLMDLSAIKSNSEQTLKAHAHLFACRIMAMFEELANLGNVSIDIDISIGVNVVDPDSSDPEAILRQSDLAMDQAKSQQHARVAVFDVATAKGSYDDYQLYADLKDALRQGGLSMAFQPVVDKEQRLRGVEALARWRHPSRGFIGPDVFLDIAERYRMMRELGEHLFQLSLDGFLALDGALQQPGLRLSSNVSPSQLSDPQLQARLLGMLERTGVDPKRLTLEITEASILDRSATTEANLQALRAAGIELSLDDFGTGYSSLNLINTLQPNEIKIDRSFVLALHTDPYARQIVEVIAGMSTQMPLHLVAEGVEDEATFQALRKLGIKYFQGYLFSKPLPVAELAACYDAAISAGT, encoded by the coding sequence ATGCGCAAGCCATTGCTACTGGCGCTGCTGCTGCTCACGTCAGTACTGGCCTGGTACTTGGGCCGCGACCTACTGGTGTTCGCCGGGCTGGTGGCGGTGGTGCTGCTGGTGCGCGCCAAAGTGATGCTGGAGCGGCGGCGCCAAAACCTGCGCGAACTGCAGCTGGAGCACAAGTCGAGCCGGCGGCTGCGGCAGACCAGCCGCAACCTCGATGCGGTGCTGCAGCAGCTGGGCATGCCACCCGACAGCTTTAAGCGCAGTGAGATCAACTTCAAGGTGAACCAACTGGCCAGCCGCATGGAGTGGCTGCTGGAATCAGCGCGGTCGCTGGCGCTACTCGATTCACTGACCCAGCTGCCCAATCGGCGTCATTTCATTGAGCAGGTGCAGATCGAATCAGCCCGCTCCAAGCGCTCGCGTAAGCGCTTTGCGGTGTTGTTTATTGATGTCGATAAGTTCAAAGCAATCAACGACACCTACGGCCACGCCACCGGCGACCGGGCGCTGGTAGCGGTTTCGCAGCGGCTCAAAGACACAATTCGAGCTGGCGATTTCCTCTCCCGCCTAGGTGGTGATGAATTTGCGGTGCTGATGGATCTATCGGCGATTAAGAGCAACTCCGAGCAAACCCTCAAGGCCCACGCCCATTTGTTTGCCTGCCGGATCATGGCGATGTTTGAGGAGCTAGCCAACCTCGGCAATGTGAGCATCGATATCGATATCAGCATTGGCGTAAATGTGGTGGATCCCGACTCCAGCGATCCAGAAGCAATCCTGCGCCAGTCCGACCTGGCGATGGATCAAGCCAAGAGCCAGCAGCACGCCCGCGTAGCCGTATTCGATGTAGCCACTGCCAAAGGCAGCTACGACGACTACCAGCTCTACGCCGACCTCAAAGATGCCCTGCGCCAAGGCGGCTTGAGCATGGCTTTCCAACCGGTGGTGGATAAGGAGCAAAGGCTGCGCGGCGTAGAAGCCTTGGCCCGCTGGCGGCACCCCAGTCGGGGCTTCATCGGCCCAGATGTGTTTCTCGATATCGCCGAGCGCTACCGCATGATGCGGGAGCTGGGTGAGCACCTGTTCCAGCTGAGCCTCGATGGCTTCCTAGCCCTTGATGGCGCCCTGCAACAGCCTGGGCTGAGGCTCTCCAGCAACGTGAGCCCGTCGCAATTAAGTGATCCGCAGCTGCAGGCAAGGCTGCTGGGCATGCTGGAGCGCACCGGCGTCGATCCCAAAAGGTTGACGCTCGAGATCACAGAGGCATCAATTCTGGATCGCTCCGCCACCACTGAAGCAAATCTGCAGGCCTTACGCGCCGCTGGCATCGAGCTGTCGCTAGATGACTTCGGCACCGGCTACTCCTCGCTCAACTTGATCAATACGCTGCAGCCAAACGAGATAAAAATCGATCGTTCCTTTGTGCTAGCTCTGCACACCGATCCCTACGCCCGCCAGATCGTCGAAGTGATCGCTGGCATGTCCACCCAGATGCCCCTACACCTAGTAGCAGAAGGAGTAGAAGATGAGGCAACCTTCCAAGCCCTACGCAAACTAGGCATTAAATACTTCCAAGGCTATTTATTCAGCAAACCCCTACCAGTTGCAGAGCTCGCCGCTTGCTACGACGCAGCCATTAGTGCTGGCACCTAG
- a CDS encoding Rpn family recombination-promoting nuclease/putative transposase — protein sequence MLSDKLFFWLFQNNPDRILSLVEGLPADAAGHTFSAPALKEREYRLDGLFLPPADRPDLPALILEAQMAADAGFLRRLYAESARLLQQEPSINAWRVVVIAPSRQLHFGAVEPVAKFLEHRVRWVELLPEHWPPNASLALASASGSQEHALDSGAR from the coding sequence ATGCTCTCCGACAAGCTGTTCTTCTGGCTGTTCCAGAACAATCCCGACCGGATCCTCTCGCTAGTTGAGGGGCTTCCTGCTGACGCTGCGGGTCACACCTTTTCAGCACCCGCACTGAAAGAACGCGAATATCGACTCGACGGTCTCTTTCTGCCTCCAGCCGATCGACCCGACCTGCCGGCCTTGATCCTCGAGGCCCAGATGGCTGCCGATGCCGGCTTTTTGCGGCGCCTTTACGCCGAATCAGCGCGCCTTCTGCAGCAGGAGCCAAGCATCAATGCTTGGCGAGTGGTGGTGATCGCCCCGTCGCGTCAGCTCCATTTCGGGGCAGTGGAGCCTGTGGCTAAATTTCTGGAGCATCGCGTGCGCTGGGTGGAACTGCTGCCTGAGCACTGGCCGCCCAACGCATCTCTGGCTCTTGCGTCAGCAAGCGGCAGCCAAGAGCATGCCCTGGACAGCGGAGCTCGATGA
- a CDS encoding DUF4351 domain-containing protein: MPWTAELDDVIAAILVTRFPTRSIPEVCAMGGITVEDFTQSRIYKEIVGIGFAEGEARGEARGEARVTLRLLSRRCGPLSAATTAQIEALPLEQLEALAEALLDFQGPDDLAAWFAALA, from the coding sequence ATGCCCTGGACAGCGGAGCTCGATGATGTGATCGCCGCTATCTTGGTAACACGCTTTCCAACCCGATCTATCCCGGAGGTATGCGCCATGGGCGGCATCACCGTTGAAGACTTCACCCAAAGCCGCATCTACAAAGAGATCGTCGGCATTGGCTTCGCCGAAGGAGAAGCGCGGGGAGAAGCCCGAGGAGAAGCCCGCGTCACCCTGCGTCTGCTGAGCCGCCGCTGCGGCCCACTGAGCGCCGCCACCACTGCCCAGATCGAGGCACTGCCGCTGGAGCAACTCGAGGCCTTGGCGGAAGCCCTGCTCGATTTTCAGGGACCAGACGACCTGGCCGCCTGGTTCGCAGCACTCGCCTGA
- a CDS encoding ATP-binding protein produces the protein MPAYSPRIVDGELRELLGSAGAVVIEGPKACGKTMTASQQSASRVLLDIDQAARQALAVEPRLVLEGARPRLLDEWQVAPELWNQVRRAVDASEQPGQFLLTGSAVPAEDISRHTGAGRFGFLRMRPMSLFESGVSNGAVSLRQLFAGEVQTVADPGLSVQDLGALIARGGWPAQQSRPLKAASRAARDYLEQVRQIDISRVDRRRDPARVGALLRSLGRHCATEARLSTLAADVALDERTVTAYLQALEQLMVIEDQPAWAPHLRSRARLRKAPKRHFVDPSLALAASGAAAERLPEDFEWFGQLFESLVIRDLRVLSQPLEGEVLHYRDDYGVEADAIVQLCDGRWGAIEIKLGEGQVDEAAANLKRFSDQIDSQRSGSAAFLAVICSKGYGYRRPDGVVVVPVGALGP, from the coding sequence GTGCCTGCCTACAGCCCCCGGATCGTGGATGGCGAACTGCGGGAGCTGTTGGGATCCGCAGGTGCTGTGGTGATCGAAGGGCCTAAGGCCTGCGGCAAGACGATGACGGCCTCGCAGCAATCCGCCTCCCGCGTGTTGCTCGACATCGACCAGGCCGCGCGGCAGGCCTTGGCGGTGGAGCCGAGGCTGGTGCTGGAAGGAGCAAGGCCGCGACTGCTGGATGAGTGGCAGGTGGCACCCGAGCTCTGGAATCAGGTGCGCAGGGCCGTCGATGCCTCCGAGCAGCCCGGCCAGTTTCTGCTCACCGGCTCAGCGGTGCCGGCGGAAGATATCAGCCGCCACACCGGCGCCGGCCGTTTCGGGTTCTTGCGCATGCGGCCCATGAGCTTGTTCGAATCTGGAGTGTCCAACGGCGCCGTGTCGCTGCGTCAGCTGTTTGCTGGCGAGGTGCAGACCGTGGCGGATCCAGGGCTGAGCGTGCAGGATCTCGGTGCGCTGATTGCGCGCGGCGGATGGCCCGCGCAGCAGAGCAGACCTCTGAAAGCGGCGAGCCGGGCCGCCCGCGACTACCTCGAGCAGGTGCGGCAGATTGACATCAGCCGAGTGGATCGCCGCCGCGATCCAGCCAGAGTGGGGGCACTGTTGCGCTCTCTCGGGCGCCATTGCGCCACTGAGGCCAGGCTCTCAACACTGGCCGCCGATGTCGCCCTGGATGAGCGCACCGTGACGGCTTATCTGCAGGCGTTGGAGCAGCTGATGGTGATCGAAGATCAGCCCGCCTGGGCTCCCCATCTGCGCTCGAGGGCGCGGCTGCGCAAGGCCCCAAAGCGTCATTTCGTCGACCCATCGCTGGCGCTGGCGGCCAGCGGGGCTGCTGCGGAGCGATTGCCGGAGGATTTTGAATGGTTCGGGCAGTTGTTCGAATCACTCGTGATCCGCGATTTGCGCGTGCTCAGCCAACCCCTGGAAGGAGAGGTGTTGCACTACCGCGATGACTACGGGGTGGAGGCGGATGCGATCGTGCAGCTGTGCGATGGGCGCTGGGGCGCCATCGAGATCAAGCTCGGCGAGGGGCAGGTTGACGAGGCCGCCGCCAACCTCAAGCGCTTCTCAGACCAGATCGACAGCCAACGCTCGGGGTCAGCGGCGTTTCTGGCCGTGATCTGCAGCAAGGGGTACGGCTATCGCCGGCCCGATGGGGTTGTGGTGGTGCCGGTTGGTGCCCTTGGGCCGTAG
- a CDS encoding prepilin-type N-terminal cleavage/methylation domain-containing protein: MTIDMTYVALKGSCRPFLDLLWMPSWRRSRVSAVSSSPSNFLEKVAKASSSGAGFTFVEVLMTVVIVAVAAVAAAVSTNVAVRFSNKALDSTRIDSLIDRDIASLERASFQYTYCTGTYKWDSSPCGSAAPGSQNYYFPLATPSSSANAVNFGAACTGGTMTNSLTDAINGGDSTLALSPSATALGISREVTLDSASAHRLLIEYRLNNSVKRQRAVVPAAAYWCPDTEPLL, translated from the coding sequence ATGACGATTGATATGACTTACGTGGCTTTAAAAGGCAGTTGCCGCCCATTTCTTGATTTGCTTTGGATGCCTAGTTGGCGTCGTAGTAGAGTTTCGGCAGTCTCTTCTAGTCCTTCGAACTTTCTTGAAAAGGTTGCAAAAGCCAGTTCGTCTGGTGCTGGATTTACCTTTGTAGAGGTATTGATGACTGTTGTGATTGTGGCAGTGGCCGCTGTAGCAGCTGCGGTCAGCACAAATGTGGCTGTTAGATTTTCAAATAAAGCACTTGATAGTACGCGTATTGATTCTCTCATCGATCGAGATATTGCTTCCCTAGAGAGGGCTTCATTCCAGTACACATATTGCACGGGAACATATAAGTGGGATTCTTCCCCATGCGGGTCCGCGGCTCCAGGTTCGCAAAATTACTATTTCCCTCTTGCTACTCCATCCTCTTCGGCGAATGCAGTCAATTTTGGTGCTGCTTGCACAGGCGGCACGATGACAAATTCATTGACAGACGCTATTAATGGAGGAGATAGCACTCTTGCGTTATCCCCTTCTGCGACAGCTCTTGGAATCTCAAGGGAGGTTACTCTTGATAGTGCCAGTGCTCATCGTCTTTTAATTGAGTATAGGTTGAATAATTCAGTTAAGCGACAAAGGGCTGTGGTGCCTGCCGCGGCATATTGGTGTCCAGATACGGAACCACTACTATAA